In the Telopea speciosissima isolate NSW1024214 ecotype Mountain lineage chromosome 6, Tspe_v1, whole genome shotgun sequence genome, GGTCAAATCCCACTCCTGTTCCATTTTTATCTTGAATATTCCAGCAACATGTATGGCTTGCAGGCTGACCAACTCCTTGTCCTTTAAGTTTGCATTTATTCTGGACTTTTCTATGACATACGCCTGATGAGAAGTGGTGTCATACCTCAGCATGTGAAAAGATGTGATAGAAATTGGAGTTTATCTTGTATCTGTGTGGTTAGGATCCATCTAATTCTCCTTGTTTGTCATGTATCAGTTAAAGTATTGCCTTGACCATACATCTTTAAGATATTATCATTTTGGACGCCTGTTTCTATTTCAGGAATTTATGGCTTTAATTCCATATTCTGGGTTTTATCCTTTCTTCTTGCATATGTTTCCTACCCTTCACAAATGTGCATTCTACATTCTATGTTCTCAGTTGCCTCCATGCTTAAATTGGAAGTCATACTAAAAGTTATTGCTGTtcctttgtaatttttctttcagGCAGGTGATGCTTTAATACAGTTATATCATAATTTCATCACTGACTTTGAGACAAAGATCAATCTGCTCAAGCTTGCACATTTCGCTGTCATAGTTTCTCGGCAGTATGCAGAGAAAGAAGCTGCCATTGGTTATCTTGAAGGTGTGATTGAAAAGCTTCATGCTACTAGGGAGTTGCATATAGAGGATTCAATCCTTTATGTCAAGATGCAGATAGCTGCATTCAAGCTTGAGCAAGGAGATCAAAAAGAGTGCAAGAAACTCTTGGAAGATGGGAAGAGTACGCTTGATAGCATGACTGATATTGATCCATCTGTATATGCAAGCTATTATTGGGTTTCTTCACAGCACCACAAGTCTCGTCAAGAATTTGCGGAATTTTACAAAAGTGCTCTTCTTTATCTGGCATACACATCAGTGGAGTCACTGTCGGAATCATTCAAGCTGGTATTTTTTCCTTTACACAGAGTTGAGTAAACCAATGGTTGCAAATATTAGATGAAACTCATCTCTCGTCCCTTCTCCCTTAAAGAACAAATGTCAGCTGCCTGACAGCTGAATGCTTGAAGCTGCCTAAGTAACATATTTTGATGTGTTACGAAACCAAGGATCTGTCTAACCGGTACCaagtaaagagaagagagagagagagagagagagagagagagagagagagtagtctcttctccctttgtctTAGTTATAATAAAATCAAGTGAAAGTTacattagaaaaggaaactaactcCTTGTCAgccaaggagagaaaataggaagctaATCTAATAAGGAAACAAGAGAATCTAATCTAGAGTAGGAAACATAGAAAAGAAATAGCAACTAGACTATGTAATCACGATAAGGACAAACCCCCTACTCGTGATATCGTAACATGATGAATTTAGTACTGCTGTGGTCCGCTAGTTTGATATCACCTCTAGAATTCAGAGGAAAAAATTATTTAGGTCATAGGTttctccccccccaaaaaaaaaaaaaaaaaaaaaaagaacaaaaggatAACCACCTTCAAAGATCAATAGACTTCTTGAACGATGGATGCTTAAAGTTTTAGGAGAAAAGATGAGATTTACAGTATATTCGTGAGCAATTGTCATGGTCCATGAGCAAATTTCCTACTGAGTTGATTAAACTGAAAGTTCAAGACTAATCCACATGTATCTATGGCAGGGAATGTTGAAAACATTTCATTTTCTGTGGTGCCACCCATTGGACTTCGAGAATACAAAAGAAATGTTTCCAAATACAGCTCAGGAATATCTGCAAAACCTTCACACACTAACCATTTTTGATATCCTTGAGATAATCCTTTTCTTGTACATCTTTCCATAGCTAAGGAAATTGATAAGTTACTTTATCTCAATCTTTGAAAGTAGCCTGTAATTTGAAGAGTCAAACTAATGATTGTACCCAAACAACTTCGACTCAACTAAAGTCTCAACTTATTCCAAACAACCCATATAAATATTCtaataaagaaaaaaccaaatttgATTAAGGTCTAACAACGGTTCAGTGGGCTCATTGGCTTAAGAAGGGGTGGAAAACACTAGTAAATTGGGCGTATTTTATTGTATGCTGTAAGGAtgcttttgggtttggattttgttATGTTGTACCATTTCCTCTTATCCCTAGTGAATGTTGTATCTTTCTGTTTcgtgtatatatattttttgttttaataaatTTCATGTATTGCCCAAAAAATAGTTATCAAGGcgccttgattttttccctCCATGCCTAAGGGTTGTCTAGATGTCATGACAACTGactgaattaaaaaaagaaaagaaaaagagggaccAAATTACCAAACTCAAATTCACAATCAAAATGGAACCCAAAAATGTGGAAATAGAATAAGGTTTTCCTTGATAACCCATAGTAGAACTGTACAAGAATCAAACTAAAGAAAAGCTTGTGATTAAACCCTGGCTTATTTCAGTTCTCGCATTGGTATGCACTTTAAGCTGGTCCCAGGTGGACTGTACAGCCACACAGACCATTGTTTGTTTTCTTGTACTGGGAGCCTCAGTTTGGTGACAGACTGTTACTGAGCCAATGAAATGGATAAACAGCACTaaagagtgggggggggggggaagcagcAGTTGGTATGAAGAAGTCCTCAAAGAGACCACTTGGCCAGATTATCTGCCAATGCAATGAGAAGTTCATATTCGATGCTTAGGCATGAGTTTCAGAAACCAGATAAGAGATTCTCCATGAACCATCAACCATTCTTCATGGTAATGAGTCACCCTAAACCAATAACTTATCAGATCCGGGTCTTTGTGTTCCTGAATTCATGTAGAAGAGCAAAAATCTCAGCGCTAGCCAAACTGGGGTCCAGCCAGGCCGAAACACCAGATCAACACCTTGAgctttctttaaaaaatattcCAACCCCTTTGGGGGATTCGCA is a window encoding:
- the LOC122666172 gene encoding 26S proteasome non-ATPase regulatory subunit 13 homolog B-like, producing the protein MAALQYLESQRNVQPELADWYNTLADLYQRKLWHQLTLKLEQFVALAVFQAGDALIQLYHNFITDFETKINLLKLAHFAVIVSRQYAEKEAAIGYLEGVIEKLHATRELHIEDSILYVKMQIAAFKLEQGDQKECKKLLEDGKSTLDSMTDIDPSVYASYYWVSSQHHKSRQEFAEFYKSALLYLAYTSVESLSESFKLDLAFDLSLSALLGDNIYNFGELLAHPIVRGISSYVVRRLFFPIILVSCL